One window of Ziziphus jujuba cultivar Dongzao chromosome 5, ASM3175591v1 genomic DNA carries:
- the LOC107421226 gene encoding uncharacterized protein LOC107421226, protein MSTKRATLLTINSIATLSKACTLCSASNSLKTFTSLKHLCIASERWDIHLLKNVDLNDGKLYDIRDESIITDDHIADKMHTFKSLARVFIGSPSVQKALKNNMAALSAGKISIAFDCFSKESEREPALVNSLTKVSNFLNISAQQRKLVRAKICLQVTQHRTWTNTLGEILNGLKSDLDYLQRQSPNKGIKMGQQIVSRCLKVLSDSNICNDLDSTSWMRLAPVKAVESYSSQKWEDVLDMFNDLIEYLKSEKELIFHVTKLEVMKEGLCQIKDVLIDKSIGYKEVRHQESLVQKKLSKTLGYSSKCLFTLLSYYLYGHVRDIEIDICGGIYSSGGENRFYLCMGRILTSNEEKMVWSGVRQLDRALGLFKFVWETAGMKAVLDLQGHLWCVGAEGRRLTYKGNTYYLHGINL, encoded by the coding sequence ATGTCCACAAAGAGAGCCACGCTTCTAACAATTAATTCCATTGCCACATTATCAAAGGCTTGTACTCTGTGCAGTGCTTCAAATTCACTGAAAACTTTCACTTCGTTAAAACATCTCTGTATTGCCTCTGAAAGATGGGATATCCATTTGTTAAAGAATGTGGATTTGAACGATGGAAAGCTGTATGATATTAGGGATGAGTCCATCATCACTGATGATCATATTGCAGACAAAATGCATACTTTCAAGTCCCTTGCCAGGGTCTTTATTGGGTCTCCTTCAGTTCAGAAAGCATTGAAGAACAACATGGCAGCCTTATCAGCTGGTAAAATTTCTATCGCATTTGATTGTTTTAGCAAAGAAAGTGAAAGAGAGCCTGCGCTTGTGAATTCACTGACCAAAGTGAGCAATTTCCTCAACATTTCTGCCCAACAGAGGAAATTAGTTCGTGCCAAAATATGTCTGCAAGTCACTCAGCATCGAACATGGACGAACACCCTTGGGGAGATTCTCAATGGATTAAAATCTGATTTGGATTATTTGCAGCGTCAATCCCCAAACAAAGGGATCAAAATGGGTCAGCAGATTGTTTCTAGGTGTTTAAAGGTCTTGTCTGACTCAAACATTTGCAATGATCTTGATTCCACATCTTGGATGCGACTTGCACCTGTAAAAGCTGTTGAATCTTATTCTTCCCAGAAGTGGGAAGATGTTCTTGACATGTTTAATGACCTCATTGAATATCTAAAATCTGAGAAGGAACTTATCTTTCATGTGACAAAGCTGGAGGTCATGAAAGAGGGGCTGTGTCAAATTAAGGATGTATTGATTGATAAAAGTATTGGATACAAGGAAGTTAGGCATCAAGAAAGCTTAGTGCAGAAGAAGCTTTCAAAAACATTAGGGTACTCATCGAAGTGCTTGTTCACATTGTTGTCATATTACCTCTATGGACATGTAAGAGATATTGAAATAGATATATGCGGTGGGATTTATAGTAGTGGAGGTGAGAATAGGTTTTACTTGTGCATGGGAAGGATTTTGACTTCAAATGAGGAAAAGATGGTCTGGAGTGGGGTTAGGCAGTTAGATAGGGCACTTGGGCTTTTTAAGTTTGTGTGGGAAACAGCAGGGATGAAAGCAGTCTTGGACCTTCAAGGCCATCTGTGGTGCGTTGGGGCTGAAGGCAGAAGGCTTACTTATAAAGGAAATACATACTATCTACATGGGATTAATCTCTGA